A region from the Terriglobia bacterium genome encodes:
- a CDS encoding patatin-like phospholipase family protein, with product MRRSLVVFLLLAVPCALRAQQSAPQPAKEAAQPAARPKIGIALEGGGALGLAHIGVLEWLEQHHIPVDYVAGTSMGGLVGGFYASGKSPAELRKLVAELDWDATFGAEIPYSEISFRRKEDQRAFPNALLLRLRSGVTLPAGLNTGQQIGLLIEKETLPYSNVKDFDALPIPFRCVATDLVSGKQVTFRDGPLAEALRATISLPGVFNPVRLGEHVYVDGGLLDNLPTDAVRQMGADIVIAVHLQKKKPDAESIQSLFEVLDRSIDAVLNENELRGLANADLVISVDLAGYSSTEYKRHEAIIAKGLAAAQEKSRLLAPYALDDAAWAEYLRERAARERHTVPVPQFVEVHGADADTKKNIESLLARYQGRPLDTRKLEADLTQLTGMGRFDQAGYRMTASEGRDGLLIDVHQKGFTSRTLQPGFELEGSETGEANFTLGARLTFLDVGGYRSEWRTDFLFGSQYSVHTEYFHPFTAASKWFLAPEIGVGNSAYKIYEKNDPLAEYRVNRAATGADLGYAFDRFSELRVGYEAGYYSNKLRIGAPLLPALNGAWSAARLRYRTDWTDDPEIPRRGLRIESNFHWYVKSPGAGESFPVLELRTGYFQPLSRANSFFLLSSGGTTFGLQQTGLPQFALGGPERLAAYGMNELRGNQYFLFQGGYLRNLMDLPPFFGKKIYFTAQYELGKMYGAANPGSTAARLPNDFSGGILVQTAFGPIFLGGSVGDSSHQKWFFRLGRVF from the coding sequence ATGCGCCGAAGTCTGGTCGTCTTTCTCTTACTCGCGGTTCCCTGCGCGCTGCGCGCGCAACAATCAGCTCCACAACCGGCGAAGGAAGCCGCCCAACCGGCGGCGCGGCCGAAGATCGGCATCGCCCTGGAAGGCGGCGGCGCGCTGGGCCTCGCGCATATCGGGGTCCTCGAATGGCTGGAGCAGCACCACATCCCGGTGGACTACGTCGCCGGCACAAGCATGGGCGGGCTGGTGGGCGGCTTCTATGCCAGCGGCAAGAGCCCGGCGGAACTGCGCAAACTGGTCGCGGAGCTGGACTGGGACGCCACGTTCGGCGCCGAAATCCCCTACAGTGAAATCTCCTTCCGCCGCAAGGAAGACCAGCGCGCCTTCCCCAATGCGCTGCTCCTGCGCCTGCGCAGCGGGGTGACCCTCCCGGCCGGGCTGAACACCGGACAGCAGATCGGCCTGCTGATCGAAAAAGAGACGCTGCCCTATTCGAACGTGAAGGACTTTGACGCCCTGCCGATCCCCTTCCGCTGCGTGGCTACCGACCTGGTGAGCGGGAAGCAGGTGACCTTTCGCGACGGCCCGCTGGCGGAGGCCCTGCGCGCCACCATCTCCCTGCCCGGGGTCTTCAACCCGGTGCGCCTCGGCGAGCACGTCTACGTGGATGGCGGCCTGCTGGACAACCTGCCGACCGACGCCGTACGCCAGATGGGCGCGGACATCGTCATCGCCGTGCACCTGCAGAAGAAAAAACCGGATGCGGAGAGCATTCAGTCGCTGTTCGAGGTGCTGGACCGCTCGATTGACGCGGTGCTGAATGAAAACGAGCTGCGCGGGCTGGCCAACGCGGACCTGGTCATCAGCGTGGACCTTGCCGGCTACAGCTCCACGGAATACAAGCGCCACGAAGCCATTATCGCCAAGGGGCTGGCGGCGGCGCAGGAGAAGTCGCGCCTGCTGGCGCCCTATGCGCTGGACGACGCGGCCTGGGCCGAATACCTCCGCGAGCGCGCGGCCCGGGAGAGGCACACCGTGCCCGTGCCGCAGTTCGTGGAAGTGCACGGCGCCGATGCGGACACCAAGAAAAATATCGAGAGCCTGCTCGCCCGATATCAGGGCCGTCCGCTGGACACCCGGAAGCTGGAGGCCGATCTGACCCAACTGACCGGCATGGGCCGCTTCGACCAGGCCGGCTACCGCATGACCGCCAGCGAGGGCCGCGACGGCTTGCTCATCGACGTGCACCAGAAAGGCTTCACCTCGCGCACGCTGCAGCCCGGCTTCGAACTGGAGGGCTCGGAAACCGGGGAGGCCAACTTCACGCTGGGGGCGCGGCTGACGTTTCTCGACGTGGGCGGCTACCGCTCGGAATGGCGCACCGATTTCCTCTTCGGCTCGCAGTACAGCGTGCACACCGAATATTTCCACCCCTTCACCGCAGCCAGCAAATGGTTTCTTGCGCCGGAGATCGGCGTGGGCAACTCCGCGTACAAAATCTACGAGAAGAACGACCCGCTCGCCGAATACCGCGTGAACCGCGCGGCGACGGGTGCGGATCTGGGCTACGCTTTCGACCGCTTCAGCGAGCTGCGCGTGGGCTACGAAGCCGGCTACTACAGCAACAAACTGCGCATCGGCGCGCCGCTGCTCCCCGCTCTGAACGGCGCCTGGAGCGCCGCGCGCCTGCGCTACCGCACCGACTGGACCGACGACCCGGAGATCCCCCGCCGCGGCCTGCGCATCGAATCCAATTTCCACTGGTACGTCAAGAGCCCCGGCGCCGGCGAGTCCTTCCCCGTCCTGGAGCTGCGCACCGGCTATTTCCAGCCGCTCTCCCGCGCCAATTCCTTCTTCCTGCTCTCCTCGGGTGGCACGACCTTCGGCTTGCAACAGACCGGCTTGCCGCAGTTCGCCCTCGGCGGGCCGGAGCGCCTCGCCGCCTACGGCATGAACGAGTTGCGCGGCAACCAGTATTTCCTCTTCCAGGGCGGCTACCTGCGCAACCTCATGGACCTGCCGCCGTTTTTCGGCAAGAAGATCTACTTCACGGCCCAGTACGAGCTCGGAAAGATGTACGGCGCGGCCAATCCCGGCTCCACGGCCGCGCGCCTCCCCAACGATTTCTCCGGCGGCATCCTGGTGCAGACGGCCTTCGGGCCCATCTTCCTGGGCGGCAGCGTCGGCGACAGCAGCCACCAGAAGTGGTTCTTCCGCCTCGGCCGCGTGTTCTGA
- a CDS encoding DMT family transporter has protein sequence MAAPDNPNAAPHSGGSLPYLALVAGMMCIAWSALFVRWTDIPGPASAFYRVLIAAVILLPTWFLPTRLLPARFRKPPAQRISRATLAIIAMGGVFFGMDLALYNTSILQTSAANATLLGNNTPVFVGLITWLVFRRRPAAAFWIGLAMALSGTLIILWGDLARLARLGVGDAMALGASGCFAVYLIVTERVRSSTGTLAFLRVAIASSTIFLFVLNLAMGVSFVVPSGRTWAALLGLGLVSQLGGYLGLTYAMGHLPATATSVSLLAQAPLTAVLAALLLGEPLAATQIFGGALVLGGIGLANRKTRPAEPPEYEANSEASAAIAAAEADAGEGA, from the coding sequence ATGGCCGCGCCTGACAATCCGAACGCTGCGCCGCACTCCGGCGGCTCCCTGCCCTACCTGGCGCTGGTTGCGGGAATGATGTGCATCGCCTGGTCGGCGCTGTTCGTGCGCTGGACGGACATCCCCGGACCGGCGTCGGCGTTCTACCGCGTTCTGATTGCGGCGGTCATTCTTCTGCCCACGTGGTTTCTGCCAACGCGGCTTTTGCCGGCCCGATTCCGGAAGCCGCCCGCGCAGCGCATTTCGCGCGCGACCCTGGCGATTATTGCTATGGGCGGCGTTTTCTTCGGGATGGACCTCGCCCTCTACAACACATCGATCCTGCAGACTTCGGCGGCCAATGCCACGCTGCTCGGCAACAACACACCGGTATTCGTGGGTCTGATCACCTGGCTGGTTTTCCGGCGGCGGCCCGCGGCGGCGTTCTGGATCGGGCTGGCGATGGCCTTGTCGGGCACGCTCATCATTCTCTGGGGCGACCTGGCGCGGCTGGCGCGGCTCGGCGTGGGCGATGCCATGGCGCTCGGCGCTTCCGGCTGCTTCGCCGTCTATTTGATCGTCACCGAACGCGTGCGCTCCTCGACCGGCACGCTGGCGTTTTTGCGGGTGGCCATCGCCTCGAGCACGATCTTCCTGTTTGTGCTGAACCTGGCCATGGGCGTGTCGTTCGTTGTGCCTTCCGGGCGCACGTGGGCCGCGCTGCTGGGCCTGGGCCTCGTCTCGCAACTGGGTGGCTATCTCGGATTGACCTATGCGATGGGCCATCTGCCCGCGACGGCGACTTCCGTGAGCCTGCTGGCGCAGGCCCCGCTGACCGCGGTCCTGGCCGCGCTGCTGCTGGGCGAGCCGCTCGCCGCCACGCAGATCTTCGGCGGAGCGCTGGTCCTCGGCGGCATCGGACTGGCCAACCGCAAGACGCGCCCGGCCGAGCCGCCCGAGTACGAAGCCAATTCGGAAGCCAGCGCGGCGATTGCCGCAGCCGAGGCGGACGCCGGCGAAGGCGCCTGA
- a CDS encoding CoA transferase: MTNAEARDALEALQPLENVRVTGLALNLPGPVAAARLARMGARVIQIVPPAGDPMESYNPDFYRALHDGQEIIRLDLKNSADREKFEAILATTDVLLTAFRPAALERLALGWMALHARHPRLCQVALVGDAAGAENVPGHDLTYQAACGLLSPPAMPLTLLTDMASAERMVSTTLALLLARARSQQGGYAQVVMTAVTEDFALPLYRGMTAPGGFLGGGSPFYNLYRARDGWVAVAALEPHFQKRLLAELHLESAVYEKFSSLFAERSAAEWQRWAAERDLPLVAVRMPPPASPTAGG, translated from the coding sequence ATGACAAATGCGGAAGCAAGAGACGCCCTGGAAGCGCTGCAGCCTCTTGAAAATGTGCGCGTCACCGGCCTGGCGCTGAATCTGCCCGGGCCGGTGGCCGCCGCGCGGCTGGCGCGCATGGGGGCCAGGGTCATCCAGATCGTGCCGCCTGCGGGCGATCCCATGGAGAGCTACAATCCCGATTTCTACCGCGCGCTGCATGACGGCCAGGAGATCATCCGCCTCGATCTGAAGAATTCCGCGGACCGCGAGAAGTTCGAGGCCATTCTGGCCACCACGGATGTGCTGCTCACGGCCTTTCGCCCCGCGGCGCTCGAGCGGCTTGCGCTGGGCTGGATGGCGCTGCATGCGCGGCATCCGCGGCTGTGCCAGGTGGCGCTGGTGGGCGACGCCGCGGGCGCGGAAAACGTGCCGGGGCACGACCTCACCTACCAGGCGGCGTGCGGCTTGCTCTCGCCTCCGGCGATGCCGCTGACTCTGCTCACGGACATGGCCAGCGCCGAGCGCATGGTGAGCACGACGCTGGCCCTGCTGCTGGCGCGGGCGCGCTCCCAGCAGGGCGGCTACGCGCAAGTGGTGATGACGGCAGTGACCGAAGATTTTGCTCTGCCGCTCTACCGGGGGATGACCGCGCCGGGCGGGTTCCTCGGCGGGGGCTCGCCCTTCTACAACCTGTACCGCGCGCGGGATGGCTGGGTGGCGGTAGCTGCGCTGGAGCCTCATTTTCAAAAGCGTCTCCTCGCCGAGTTGCATCTGGAATCCGCGGTGTACGAGAAGTTCTCCTCCCTTTTCGCGGAGCGCAGCGCGGCGGAGTGGCAGCGCTGGGCTGCCGAACGCGACCTGCCGCTGGTTGCCGTGCGTATGCCGCCGCCCGCTTCGCCCACCGCCGGCGGGTGA
- a CDS encoding PilZ domain-containing protein, which yields MTDAERRNSQRFQMRLPITVRWSTGAAVAETSTESRDVSSRGVYFFLSKDVKEGSAVEIILTLPNEITMAGPVKVRCLGRVQRTEERAEGAMGVVAAIERYEFLRSDEGEK from the coding sequence TTGACAGACGCCGAACGTCGCAATTCTCAGCGCTTTCAGATGCGCTTGCCGATCACCGTCCGCTGGAGCACCGGCGCCGCCGTGGCGGAAACCAGCACGGAGTCCCGCGATGTCAGCTCACGCGGGGTCTATTTCTTCCTCTCCAAGGATGTCAAGGAAGGTTCGGCGGTGGAGATCATTCTGACCTTGCCCAACGAGATTACGATGGCCGGTCCGGTCAAAGTGCGGTGCCTGGGCCGCGTCCAGCGCACCGAAGAGCGCGCGGAAGGCGCCATGGGCGTGGTCGCCGCCATTGAGCGCTACGAATTTCTGCGCAGCGATGAGGGCGAAAAGTAA
- a CDS encoding pentapeptide repeat-containing protein — MALFNPLTAQDSDASASPFAGEERGNVSLESEEAGDAPVGESVPEAIPLLELAELLDQHREWVESAGQHGKRADLRHVDLEHAELAGVNLQGADLRKAKLRGADLSMANLQGASLVQADLQESSLLGTELRGANLMGANLLGAAGLWLGRMGRTNLFGAVLPDSAFDLDGTKAADQATTRARWFYAALFACALLAALGIFTTSDLRLLQNASTIPLPALGNVLPMSGFYLGGPLLLFGLYLRFHFLVLRLWGSLTALPAVYPNGQTMERSGSWFLMGLARGHFPWQRESRTAFSRLETAVCALLAYWVVPAVLFLFWVRYLTRQDLRGTLLHAALLTAAVFVALSLPGMVARILETGEFPPQGRASAFRSVFFSLGIAVALGCLLVLVSFGILRGAAPDGRSADVSSTEIRRLAAQALWSAGYTPYADLNEAEISSRPSSAASEEETVAQAQGAHLNQMSLRYAEGYRAFLVNARLWRADLEGARLSESDLRSANLREARLVRALLDRARAGRATLVGADARGANFAVADLRGADLSYAVLEDAILAQAKLGGATLYGADLQRARLLRVDLDKADLRDANLENAVLTLADLHDADFSQAKLAGARLTGAHMKGTMFLEADLRRADLHDAVLPEAVLREALLDGANLDGADLRGALGLTAAQVCSANWRGAQMDEALRQEVEHRCGDLR; from the coding sequence ATGGCCCTCTTCAATCCATTGACCGCACAAGACAGTGACGCGTCTGCATCCCCTTTCGCGGGCGAGGAGCGGGGAAACGTCTCTCTGGAAAGCGAGGAAGCGGGAGATGCGCCGGTCGGGGAAAGCGTTCCGGAAGCCATCCCGCTTCTGGAACTCGCCGAGCTTCTCGACCAGCATCGGGAGTGGGTGGAATCCGCGGGCCAGCATGGCAAGAGAGCGGATTTACGCCACGTCGATTTGGAGCATGCGGAACTCGCGGGAGTGAATCTGCAGGGCGCCGATCTGCGCAAGGCCAAACTGCGCGGCGCCGACCTGTCCATGGCCAATCTGCAGGGCGCCTCGCTGGTGCAGGCCGATCTGCAGGAGAGCAGTCTGCTGGGCACGGAGTTGCGCGGCGCCAATCTCATGGGCGCGAATCTGCTCGGCGCGGCGGGACTGTGGCTCGGGCGCATGGGGCGCACCAATCTCTTCGGCGCGGTGCTTCCGGATTCCGCCTTCGACCTGGACGGCACCAAAGCCGCGGACCAGGCCACCACCCGCGCGCGCTGGTTCTACGCCGCGCTCTTCGCCTGCGCCCTGCTCGCCGCCTTGGGCATTTTCACCACCAGCGATTTGCGCCTCCTGCAGAATGCTTCCACCATCCCCTTGCCGGCCCTCGGCAATGTCCTGCCGATGAGCGGTTTCTATCTGGGCGGTCCCCTGCTGCTCTTCGGCCTGTACCTGCGCTTTCATTTTCTGGTGCTGCGCCTGTGGGGAAGCCTGACGGCGTTGCCGGCGGTTTACCCCAACGGGCAGACGATGGAACGCAGCGGCTCGTGGTTTTTGATGGGTCTGGCGCGGGGCCATTTTCCCTGGCAGCGGGAGAGCCGTACGGCCTTTTCCCGCCTGGAGACGGCGGTGTGCGCCTTGCTGGCCTACTGGGTAGTGCCGGCGGTGCTCTTCCTGTTCTGGGTGCGCTATCTGACGCGCCAGGACCTGCGCGGGACGCTGCTGCACGCGGCCCTGCTGACGGCCGCGGTGTTCGTAGCGCTCTCTCTTCCGGGCATGGTCGCGCGCATTCTCGAGACGGGAGAGTTTCCGCCGCAGGGGCGCGCGAGCGCTTTTCGATCGGTCTTTTTTTCGCTGGGTATCGCGGTGGCCCTGGGATGCCTGCTGGTGCTCGTCTCGTTCGGAATTCTGCGCGGTGCGGCGCCGGATGGCCGGAGCGCCGATGTCTCTTCCACGGAGATCCGCCGGCTGGCGGCCCAGGCGCTGTGGTCCGCGGGCTACACCCCGTATGCGGATCTGAACGAAGCCGAGATTTCCTCGCGGCCTTCCAGCGCGGCTTCCGAAGAGGAGACCGTGGCGCAGGCCCAAGGCGCGCATCTTAATCAGATGAGTTTGCGCTATGCCGAGGGCTACCGCGCCTTTCTGGTGAACGCGCGGCTGTGGCGTGCGGATCTCGAAGGCGCGCGTCTTTCCGAAAGCGATCTGCGTTCCGCGAATCTGCGCGAGGCCCGCCTGGTCCGGGCTTTGCTGGATCGCGCGCGCGCCGGGCGCGCGACGCTGGTCGGCGCGGATGCCCGGGGCGCGAATTTCGCCGTCGCCGATCTGCGCGGCGCCGATCTGTCCTACGCCGTGCTCGAGGATGCCATCCTGGCGCAGGCCAAGCTCGGTGGCGCCACCCTCTATGGCGCCGACCTGCAGCGGGCCCGGCTGCTGCGCGTTGACCTGGATAAGGCGGACCTGCGCGATGCCAACCTGGAAAATGCCGTGCTCACCCTGGCCGACCTGCACGACGCCGATTTTTCCCAGGCCAAACTCGCCGGCGCGCGCCTGACCGGCGCGCACATGAAGGGCACCATGTTCCTGGAAGCCGATCTGCGCCGCGCCGATCTGCACGACGCGGTATTGCCGGAGGCGGTGTTGCGCGAGGCCCTGCTGGACGGCGCCAACCTGGATGGCGCGGACCTGCGCGGCGCGCTGGGCCTGACTGCGGCCCAGGTCTGTTCCGCGAACTGGCGCGGCGCGCAGATGGACGAGGCCTTGCGCCAAGAAGTGGAACACCGCTGCGGTGATCTCCGCTGA
- a CDS encoding cold shock domain-containing protein, giving the protein MKLPIDIRFRNVDRPAHVEDWVREMTKGLDKFYGSIMRCRVMVELPHRHRVEGNPYHVRIDLTVPGEEIVVKHQPSLYTTMRQTDRLQEKKQLEVEASHKDMYLALNDAFKIAGRRLQDYVRRRRGQTKIHEPLPQARVSKIFPARGFGFLETSDGREIYFHKQSVLLEGFDRLEVGSPVTFAEEAGENGPQASTVRIVRKRRAATSKKAPVTVPV; this is encoded by the coding sequence ATGAAACTGCCTATCGATATCCGGTTTCGCAATGTAGATCGTCCTGCCCATGTCGAGGACTGGGTCCGAGAGATGACTAAGGGACTCGATAAATTTTACGGCAGTATCATGCGCTGCCGCGTGATGGTGGAATTACCGCACCGCCATCGCGTGGAGGGCAACCCCTATCACGTGCGCATCGATCTGACCGTGCCGGGCGAGGAGATCGTCGTCAAGCACCAGCCCAGCCTGTACACCACGATGCGCCAGACCGACCGGCTGCAGGAGAAGAAGCAATTGGAGGTGGAAGCGTCCCACAAGGACATGTACCTGGCGCTCAACGACGCCTTCAAGATCGCCGGCCGGCGCCTGCAGGACTACGTGCGCCGCCGCCGCGGGCAGACCAAAATCCACGAGCCGCTGCCGCAGGCCCGCGTCAGCAAGATCTTTCCCGCGCGGGGCTTCGGCTTTCTGGAAACCAGCGACGGGCGGGAGATCTACTTCCACAAGCAGAGTGTGCTGCTCGAAGGTTTTGACCGCTTGGAAGTCGGCTCGCCGGTGACCTTTGCCGAAGAAGCCGGGGAGAACGGCCCGCAAGCCAGCACCGTGCGTATTGTCCGGAAGCGCCGCGCCGCCACGTCGAAGAAGGCGCCGGTAACCGTGCCCGTCTAA
- a CDS encoding phosphoribosyltransferase has protein sequence MVFRDRKQAGELLARKLTKYANREDVVVLAIPRGGVPVGFEVARALHAPLDVFIVRKLGVPWQEELAFGAVATGGIRVLDEQIVESLQLTPEQIDKVTERENKELERRERVYRGKRAALAVKGKLVLLVDDGIATGSSMLAGITALRQLEPAQIVVATPVAPPTTCARLRKKADDLVCVSMPASFFAIGQFYENFLPTSDAEVCTLVEEASASTARSAV, from the coding sequence ATGGTTTTCCGGGACAGGAAGCAGGCCGGCGAGCTCCTCGCCCGCAAGCTCACCAAGTACGCCAACCGGGAGGACGTCGTGGTCCTGGCGATTCCCCGTGGCGGCGTGCCCGTCGGTTTTGAGGTAGCCCGGGCGCTGCACGCGCCGCTGGACGTCTTTATCGTGCGCAAGCTGGGCGTGCCATGGCAGGAAGAGCTGGCCTTTGGCGCCGTGGCCACCGGGGGCATTCGCGTCCTGGATGAGCAGATCGTGGAATCCTTACAGCTCACCCCGGAGCAGATCGACAAGGTCACCGAGAGGGAAAACAAAGAACTGGAACGCCGCGAGCGGGTCTACCGCGGCAAGCGCGCGGCCCTCGCGGTAAAGGGGAAGCTCGTGCTTCTGGTGGACGACGGCATCGCCACGGGCTCGAGCATGCTCGCGGGGATCACGGCGCTGCGCCAGCTTGAGCCGGCGCAGATTGTCGTAGCAACTCCCGTGGCCCCGCCGACCACCTGCGCACGTCTGCGCAAGAAGGCCGATGACCTGGTATGTGTCTCCATGCCTGCGTCGTTTTTCGCCATCGGCCAGTTTTACGAAAATTTTCTGCCCACCAGCGACGCGGAGGTGTGCACGTTGGTGGAAGAGGCAAGCGCATCGACCGCGCGCAGCGCGGTCTGA
- a CDS encoding dienelactone hydrolase family protein: MSPATQVKHKITETSIEVRLGAILLPGDLAIPEETTGIVLFAHGSGSSRHSPRNRFVARMLQERGLGTLLFDLLTMEEEAHDRIAAHLRFDIHYLTRRLVGATDWVRQNAATRALHLGYFGASTGAAAALVAATQRVDDVAAIVSRGGRPDLAGKALAKVKAPTLLIVGGDDEPVLGMNREAYTALGCAKKELVVVPGATHLFEEPGTLEQVGKEAGEWFARFLMGENPVIATL, encoded by the coding sequence ATGAGTCCGGCGACGCAAGTGAAACACAAGATTACGGAAACCAGCATTGAGGTGCGCCTCGGCGCCATATTACTTCCCGGTGATCTGGCAATTCCCGAGGAGACAACCGGCATCGTGCTTTTTGCCCACGGCAGCGGCAGCAGCCGGCACAGCCCGCGCAACCGCTTCGTGGCGCGCATGCTGCAGGAACGCGGCCTGGGCACGTTGCTCTTCGACCTGCTGACCATGGAGGAAGAGGCGCATGACCGCATTGCCGCGCACCTGCGCTTCGACATCCATTACCTGACGCGCCGCCTCGTGGGCGCCACCGACTGGGTGCGCCAGAACGCCGCCACGCGCGCTCTGCATCTCGGCTACTTCGGCGCCAGCACCGGCGCGGCCGCCGCGCTGGTGGCCGCCACGCAGCGCGTCGACGACGTCGCCGCGATCGTCTCCCGCGGCGGACGCCCGGACCTCGCCGGGAAGGCCCTGGCCAAAGTCAAGGCGCCGACGCTGCTCATCGTCGGCGGCGATGATGAGCCGGTTCTGGGCATGAATCGCGAAGCCTACACCGCTCTCGGCTGCGCCAAGAAAGAGCTGGTCGTCGTTCCCGGCGCCACGCACCTTTTCGAAGAGCCCGGCACACTCGAACAGGTCGGCAAGGAGGCCGGCGAATGGTTCGCCCGCTTCCTCATGGGCGAAAATCCGGTCATTGCCACCCTCTAG
- a CDS encoding RecQ family ATP-dependent DNA helicase encodes MHSRTELLGALRRYWGYDSFRPLQERIVGSLFGGRDTCVIMPTGGGKSLCYQLPAAMLSTQTVIVVSPLIALMQDQVAQLTQMGLPAALLNSSLAAGEQSQVMRKSLAGEYRLLYLSPERLARPDTVAWLQRVPVSFFAIDEAHCISEWGHEFRPEYRQLSSLRKHFPDRPIAAFTASATRRVRHDIIEQLQLRAPDKYIVSFHRPNLRYIVNECNARTQSALLVKSLRRYSGSNVIVYAPTIARVEETVDFLEEQGIPAIAYHGRMDSGERRRNQERWMSDEVRVLVGTVAFGLGINKAAVRAVIHLSLPKSIEQYYQEAGRAGRDGLPADCLLFWQKRDAGLLAHFIGQLSDPAEKDRAWQRYHEIRGFAEAQACRHRQICSHFGEKFKLDYCEACDVCGCDTEWLATPAEEKRSRRRRTAVPSPGVARPRRSPSLDKSLVPGGGASDVDPELRDYLREWRREMAKENNVPAYVVMHDTSLEELCRARPTALSGIRSVSGFGERKTELYGRQILDVLKRFRDGVRASAAPEKKRKPVDETLQLLKVGRSFAEIAEIRSRQVTTVISMVADLVEQGDVEFQPAWVEAAKQARIEAACAGLGIDRLRPLKEALPPEISFEEIRLVVARLRRLQA; translated from the coding sequence GTGCATTCCAGGACCGAGCTGCTGGGGGCGCTGCGCCGCTACTGGGGTTACGATTCGTTTCGCCCGTTGCAGGAGCGCATCGTGGGCAGCCTGTTTGGCGGCCGCGACACTTGCGTGATCATGCCCACCGGCGGCGGCAAATCCCTCTGCTACCAGTTGCCCGCGGCCATGCTCTCCACGCAGACCGTCATCGTGGTGTCGCCGCTGATCGCCCTGATGCAGGACCAGGTGGCGCAGCTCACGCAGATGGGCCTTCCCGCCGCGCTGCTGAACAGCTCGCTCGCCGCCGGCGAGCAGTCCCAGGTCATGCGCAAATCCCTCGCCGGCGAATACCGCCTGCTGTATCTTTCTCCGGAACGCCTCGCCCGCCCGGACACTGTCGCCTGGCTGCAGCGTGTCCCGGTCTCCTTCTTCGCCATCGACGAAGCCCACTGCATCTCCGAGTGGGGTCACGAGTTCCGCCCCGAGTACCGCCAGCTCAGCAGCCTGCGCAAGCACTTTCCCGACCGGCCCATCGCCGCCTTCACCGCCAGCGCCACGCGCCGCGTGCGCCACGACATCATCGAGCAGCTCCAGCTGCGGGCCCCGGACAAGTACATCGTCAGCTTCCACCGCCCCAACTTGCGCTACATCGTCAACGAGTGCAACGCGCGCACGCAGTCCGCGCTGCTCGTGAAGTCGCTGCGCCGCTACAGCGGCAGCAACGTCATCGTCTACGCCCCCACCATCGCCCGCGTCGAAGAGACCGTGGATTTTCTCGAAGAGCAGGGCATTCCCGCCATCGCTTATCACGGCCGGATGGACAGCGGCGAGCGCCGCCGCAATCAGGAGCGCTGGATGTCCGACGAAGTGCGTGTGCTCGTGGGCACCGTCGCCTTCGGCCTGGGCATCAACAAAGCCGCCGTGCGCGCCGTCATCCATCTCTCGCTGCCCAAATCCATCGAGCAGTATTACCAGGAAGCCGGCCGTGCCGGCCGCGATGGCCTGCCCGCGGACTGCCTGTTGTTCTGGCAGAAGCGCGACGCCGGCCTGCTGGCGCACTTCATCGGGCAGCTCAGCGACCCCGCGGAAAAGGATCGCGCCTGGCAGCGCTATCACGAAATCCGCGGCTTCGCCGAAGCGCAGGCCTGCCGCCACCGCCAGATCTGCTCGCACTTCGGTGAAAAATTTAAATTGGATTACTGCGAAGCCTGCGACGTCTGCGGCTGCGACACCGAGTGGCTGGCCACGCCGGCCGAAGAGAAGCGCTCCCGGCGCCGCAGAACCGCCGTGCCGTCCCCCGGCGTGGCCCGGCCGCGGCGCTCCCCCTCGCTGGATAAGAGTCTGGTTCCGGGCGGCGGCGCCTCGGATGTGGACCCCGAATTGCGCGACTATCTCCGCGAGTGGCGGCGCGAAATGGCCAAAGAGAACAACGTTCCCGCCTACGTCGTAATGCACGACACCTCGCTCGAAGAGCTCTGCCGCGCGCGCCCCACGGCGCTCTCCGGAATTCGCAGCGTCAGCGGATTTGGCGAGCGCAAGACCGAACTATACGGCCGGCAGATCCTGGATGTGCTGAAGCGCTTCCGCGACGGCGTCCGGGCCAGCGCGGCGCCGGAAAAAAAGCGCAAGCCCGTGGACGAAACCCTGCAGTTGCTCAAAGTAGGCCGCAGCTTCGCGGAGATCGCGGAGATTCGCAGCCGGCAGGTGACCACCGTGATCAGCATGGTCGCCGACCTGGTGGAGCAGGGCGACGTGGAATTTCAGCCCGCCTGGGTGGAAGCCGCGAAGCAGGCCCGCATCGAAGCGGCCTGCGCGGGTCTCGGAATCGACCGCCTCCGCCCCCTCAAGGAAGCGCTCCCGCCGGAAATCTCCTTTGAAGAGATCCGCCTGGTCGTAGCCCGTTTGCGCCGCCTGCAGGCTTGA